The sequence below is a genomic window from Cytophagia bacterium CHB2.
GGCGCGCTCTCGCTCGTTGGTGCGCTCGATGCTTTGCCGAACGGCTCACCGCTGGCCTTCTAAAACGGAGAGCCAATCATGAATTCACATTTTCTGGCATTCGACTGGAAAGGCTTCATGGCGCATTTTCGCCAATTCGACGCCAATTCCTCCGCGCTCAGCTATTCGTTTCCGCCGCCTACTGTGGTGGCCGGCATGCTGGCCGGGGTGTTGGGTATCGAAAAGGACGAATACTACGAACGCTTCACCCCGCGCAACTTGCAAATCGCCGTGCAAATCGTGACGCCGCCGCGTAAGCTGGTGCAGACGGTAAATTACATCTTTGCGAAAAGCGCCAACGATCTGAACATGAGCGGGGATAATTTGCACACGCAAATACCGGCAGAACTGCTTGTGGCTCCATCCTTTCCTCAGGCGCCACTGCATTATCGCATCTTTCTCAAGATTGCCGAAGCGGCGCTGGCCAAAGAACTTGAAGAGGCCCTGCGGCAATCGAAGTATCGGTATTTGCCCTACCTCGGCAGCGCGCCGTTTACGAGCTGGATCGAATGGCTTGGCGTGCCGAAGACAATCGAGCCGCTTGCTTCAATTGAACCGGCAATCGCGGATACCGTGGTTCCGCTTCCAGCGCTGGAGCTGCGCACGCTTCGC
It includes:
- the cas5b gene encoding type I-B CRISPR-associated protein Cas5, whose protein sequence is MNSHFLAFDWKGFMAHFRQFDANSSALSYSFPPPTVVAGMLAGVLGIEKDEYYERFTPRNLQIAVQIVTPPRKLVQTVNYIFAKSANDLNMSGDNLHTQIPAELLVAPSFPQAPLHYRIFLKIAEAALAKELEEALRQSKYRYLPYLGSAPFTSWIEWLGVPKTIEPLASIEPAIADTVVPLPALELRTLRTEALDGVLPAFFREHVRRDFLPGREPGEIIDVVWERNRGRIKAQFKEPVYRLQFDQQVYHAVFM